Genomic segment of Panicum virgatum strain AP13 chromosome 9N, P.virgatum_v5, whole genome shotgun sequence:
GTAAATGCAAAAAATTATCTTCTAAAAAGGGAAATATTGAATGAATAGATTGTAAATTTTGAAACTTtggtatttctttttcttccgaACAAGATGGTTGCCCTAGCGAAAGTGGGATTTCTACAACGATCGCAAACCCGTCAGATAGAATCTGAGAATAAAActctaaataaaaataattgctGTGATCTATCCCAATGAAAGAATGATTAACGGTAACTACGAACATCGGTATTGAGCCAGACTCGAACTGTTTGTGTTGAagtaaaagagaaaaaaaaaatcaaagtacACTCCATACTCTATTTCTACCGTGGAAATGATCCTCCGCTGCTTCACGAACTTTCCTACGTATACTTTAGAAAGTGGTAGTACCGTATAGTtgctatatttttttctttcagttTTTAATGAAGGACGTTGCTACTAGCTTAGCTCTTGTATCATTCTCTTTTGCGAGTAAGTTTTTGAATACTTAGGATTATTAACTTACCACAATAAATTGGTCTTGTTTGGCAGTACATTTACATGACCGGCCGAAATACTCCTCGAAACGGAATCTCGCTTGTCCCCTTGCTGAAGAAATAGCCGTCGCTCAAAGCTCCGACCTAATCTCATTCGACGGCCAGACAGCCAGCGATAAGCACGCCAACCAGGCCCTACTCTGCCCGAGACGTCCCCATCCCGGGCCCCACGGATAATGCCGCAACGGGCCCACCCGCCCGGGCACTCCCCACCTCCTATCCTAGTCGGCTAGTCCCTCCCCCAAGTCCCGAACGAAAGAAAACCACCGGGCCGGGCGGCGCCTCACGGAAAGCAAAGCCCACCGGTTTCCTTCGCGCGGCGTCAGTGCGTCACGCGcgtcacccccgccgccgccgggctggTGGGCCAGTCGGTCAGCCCATAAATATCCGGGCAACTGCCAAGTCGGCCCGGAGCCCGGCGGGCcccgcgcgtccgccccgccaCGTCCCCAGCAGGAAGCGACCCGCGCGACCCGCCGCGTACCTATGACATCAGGGACCCACGACGCTCCGGCCCCACGTCCCAGGGACGAGCGCTCGTGTCCTCGGGTGCGTTGGGATGCGCGCAGGCCCCGCAGTCGCCGCCGCGTGGGCCCCACCCCAGGGAGGGAGCACCGTTCCTTGTCGTCGCTCTCGGCCCCGGCCCCCGGGCTGCTCTtaccggcggcagcagcagccagcagcagcgaGCAGCCCACAGCAGCCCACCGAACGGCAGCCAAACAGCCCGCcgaacggcagcagcagccagcaactGCCGGAAGCAGCCCGCTCCCCAACCGCCGAACACGGTGAAAAGGGGGAAGGGGAGTGGGACTCTctcgggtggggtggggtggggtgtaGAGATGGCAATGGGTATCCGATACCCGGATATCCGACGGGTTTTACACGATATAAAGGTGGGTATTGAATGAATTCTTCACCCATGGATATGTTAACGGGAATAATCCTCTACCCGTCGGGTAGGCGGGTGCGGGTACGGGTGTGAACTACCCATACCCGCGTACCCATGGGTAATTTATACCCGCAACAATCATGCATAGAACATAATAAATTAGAtccatatatgtatatatattcaaAAAATTGATCAATTTGTTTGTTGCAATGTTATTAATTATTGTCTTCCTCTTATTTACTTATATTTGATGATTTGTGATTGTATTTATATCATATATTTATTAGTTTTGTGTTATTTAATATGTGCATAGCGGGTATCTAATCGGGTACGGGTTACCCATCGGGTTTATTTTACCCGATGGGTACGGGTATGGGAACTATTTCGTACCCGCACACGGGTATAGGTATTGTAGCGGGTATAATTTTTTTcgcgggtacgggtatgggATAGAACTACCCGGCGGGTATCCGTTGCCATCCCTGCTGGGGTGGGGTTGGACCTGGACCCGGGAAGAACAATCCAGCGAGCGAGAAAAAGTGGGACGAATCCAATCCAAGCCAGAGCGCCGAGCGCGAGCTCAGGGAAGGCAAACCGTTCCGGCCCAATCCAGTCCTGTCGGATCACCGAGTCGCaacgagggaggaggaggaacgcggcgagccggcgaggtTTAAGCAGGGTTTGTCCCGTCTTGTCTCCTCCCGTGCGATTCAGCTCTCgccgtgggaggaggaggaggggtcgccggcggcgggacgcgcCGATGCGGAAGTTCCAGGACTCCGTCAAGGCCCTCGAGGCCGACATCGAGCACGCCAATGCGCtgtgagcccccccccccccccccccccccccccagaaaCTTCTTGCCCCTCCGTTGCTTGCTAGCGCTAAAGCTGgaatctttcttctttttcgtTATCATTATTACTTGTTCTTGCGGAAACTTTACCGTTCGGTCGCTGagtcgctcgctcgctcgcttttGCCGGCGCGGCGCTTCCTTCCAGGGCGTCGGAGTTCCTGAGAGACTACGACGGGTCGTTCATCCAGATGCGGATGGCGTACAGCGCCGTCGCGCATTTCCTCGTGCAGTGGACCGACTgcaagctcgccggcgcgctcggCCTCCTCAAGGTCATGCTGTACAAGGTCTCGTCCCCCACCCTGTGTCTCCTGGCCTCGCTTGATTCGAATTTCGATTTCACCACCGCTCGAGCTGATTATCGATTGTTGAACTGCCGCTTCTCCGGTGACACGACAGGTGTACGCGGACGGCTCGTCGGCGCTTCCCGACTGGGAGAGGGAGGCCAGCATCAGGGAGTTCTACGGTAATCGACCAACACCCCCTCTGTTCCCGTCAAGCCATGGGCAATTTGCTCGTCACTGTCGATTTCTGACGGCGTCGCGCGGAATGGCAGGCGTCATATTCCCGTCGCTGCTGCAGCTGCCAAGCGGGATCACCGAGCTGGACGacaggaagcagaggaggctcTGCCTCAAGAAATTCAGGAGCAGGGACGAGGAGCTCTCGGAGGTGGACACGGAGAGGGAGCTCGAGTGCGGCATCTGCCTCGAGGTCAACAGCAAGGTCGTGCTGCCCGACTGCGCCCACACGCTCTGCATGCGGTGCTTCGAGGATTGGTATGAGCTCTATTGCCCTCTTGCTTAAAATCGTTGGCTGTAAGATCCATTACCATTGCAGAAGGGCCACCGTTTGTCGTTACTGACTTACTGCAATGGCACAAAATTTGGCGATGTGGTTATATCTAGCACAAAAAATAGTGCTCAGAGGTTCCGGAGCAGCATTACATTCTGATGAATGTTGTTTGAAGCTTTGGATTGGGACTATGGAAGGTTTGGATTTGGTGAAATCTAACTGCTTTGCAAAGTGCTGTTGTGAATGACGCAACCCTGGTCGGTAGGCTGTCACTTCATACCCTTATTAGTGTCCGATGGTCTCTTTagtttgctatatatatatatatatatatatatatatatatatatatatatatatatatatatatatatatatatatatatatatatatagttcgtTGATAGAATTCAAACTTCTTGATGCAACCTGCAGCGACACTGCCATTATTATGCTAGGAAACTGTAGGAAGCTTTCTAGTATCAAATTAGTAGTCTGTTTCCGAGTTGGTAACTCGGTACCACAATGACCATCTGTACTTGAAGCATCACTTTCAAATTTGGTTGCATGACTCTCATCCTAACAGCTAACCTCTGTGCTCTTTTTTGTTTTATACCGTGGGTTTATGTTTACGATGAGTAATCGAGTATAGTTGGTTAGTAACAAACGGAGTCGTTTAATAATGTGATGATATGCTCTGTCAGTGATTCTGCCATTAAACTTATCTCATTGTTGAGTCAGGAATTCAGGATAAGCTTCACTTTCTTGTGTCAATATTTAATCAACAGCAGATACTTTGCACTTTGCCTTGTCATCAAGCACGCAAATCTGTCCTTTCCCCTCAAATCTATCGTAATCCTTCACGGACTTATCAAACCGTGTAATAAACTATGATAGCTGATCATCCTAGCGGTGGGCCATAACAAAGCTCGCTCACTCTCATTGCAGGAACGCCAAATCCAAGTCCTGCCCGTTCTGCCGCGCCTGTCTGGAGGAGGTGAAGCCGGGCAGCCTGTGGATGTATACCGACGACAGCGACGTTGTGGATATGGATACCTTGACAAGGGAGAACATCAGGCGGCTATTCATGTACATAAATAAGCTGCCCCTTGTAGTCCTGCATGTAGTTGACCTTGACATTTACCAGTACCGTATCAAGTAAACTTGACTGCTCCTTGTTCATAGCTTCATACACCAGCTCTTCCTTTCGATTCCATGGCCTGTCAGTGTCATGTATACGGCCATGATAGTGCACGCAAAGAGCGTAGAATGGTCTGTTAATTTTAGAGATTGCCAGATTCAGCCATTCAGATGTGTTGCAGTACTCGCGCGTGGTGGTGTTGTGGAGTGGTGGAGAGGTCTGTTACTGTTAAGGTCCCGTTCAGGAGTAGAAGAAACACAGCAATAGATTAGGATTGCAAGTGTAAAATAGAGGAATGAAAAATACGGGAATTTTATAGTCGATCTTGTTTGGATGAGTACATTAGGTGGAGGAAAAACACAGGAATCTTGCAGAAGAAATGGTAAATCACATTTGTTAACCATTATTTGCAGAAAAAAACACATTTATTAATTATCAAGGAAAAGCATTGGCATGTTAGCAAACAAAACCATAATACCACCCGTTACTTGTTAGCTTGTCTCACTGCTGTAGtcgttttctttttttgaaacgaactgCTGTAGTCGTTTTCGATGCGCAGCACCGCTGGTGCACAGTGGTCCTTAAGCAGTGCACTAGCTGCAGCGAAGCTCGTTCTGCTTCCATCCTACGCGACGGCAACAAAAACAAAGAGGTCGGACTTTTTCCCCAGCTGTTTTCCTGTGAAATCAGCATGGTAGGAAACTTTCCCCATTGTTCCTAAGAAAGAATCTTCCATTCCTAGTAAAAGAAGAATTTTCCATTCGAAAGGGATGAACAGTACATTTCCCATTAGGATTTGATTTcctccaaaaaaatttcaataACTAATAAGGTAACATCAGAAGCTCAACAGGTAGCTCCCGTAGCTCAGTTGGTTAGAGCGTTGGTCTTATGAGCCGAAGGTcgcgggttcgagccccgccgGGAGCACTTTTTTGTGAAACGATATTTTTGGCCTTTTTACCTCATAacaataattttcaaaaaaaaaaacctcacAACAAAACAGAGATGCGCTTGTTCAGTTGTCACTTGTCATCCGTTGCCGCCTTGCCGAGCATTTTTCTGATCTCGGCTGAGGCTTCAGAGTGGAGCCACATCTACATCGCTAGTGCGCAGCGCGTCAAGAAAGCTGCCTGCACTCCAGGGCAAGTGCACATGGCCAAGAGATGGGTCATCCCATTCGGTCCATCTGTATAGGCCGGCCCACGAACGACGATGgttgtttctcttttttttttcttcagtttTTCATGTTCCCATAATTGTCCCGTGTGATTAGGATTGAcaatattcttttctttttatcaaGGATTGACAATATTCTGCTTCGTACACGCTGAGTCATTCAAAACAGAACACTCACTAGTCACTTGCAGAGCATCCTCTTAAACCCATATCCATGCCAGATTCACATCAATGGCCTTCAATTCTGCGAAGGGTGCGGTTCGGAGACCGCTCGTCCAGCGTGAGAAACAGGTCCAGCAGTCCCATAAAAAAAGAAACAGGTCCAGCGGTCGAAGTCGAACCGCCCTGTTGGTACAACTGCCCCGTCAGACCCATTGCGCTGCAAACTGCTGCCTGCCCACGCGAAATGGGCTTTGACCTAAATGGCTCTCTCATGCATACAATTTCTAGGACATATTGGTTGCACAGTATTCTACAATGGAAGCTATTTTCCATTGGAAGCGGTGGCAATGCCAATTTGCACCAAGCATGATGGCTACTTTATTATGCGCTATGCACTTAATTTATTGttcctttttttcctttggTTCATCATGAGCTAGTATATTTTTTGTagagtactccctctgtccctttTTAATGGTCGTCGTCGGTGTACGTGCCATAAATTTGACTCGATTTATAGAAAAAACGTACAACATTTGTATCtccaaatattttttaaaaaaaactagattaaaagatctatctaattatattaattatgtatcataaatattaatattttttatataaaattaatcaaagttATTTCTCGGAAAGCGAAAGCGACAGTTATTTAGAGACGAGGGAGTAGTAACGAACATGGGcttgcctgctcctgcagtcatGCTCGAGATGCTTCCGAATCCGAAGGAACAGTACTTCTACACCAGAACACGATAAGTTCCGTTGGTCGTCGAGAGGACGGAGCGATTTCGCGCCGGCAATAGATTTCAGAATTTGTGTTTCAATTCATAAGTCTTTCAGCAGTAACGCGGGGTCAATTTGAGTCATTAGCACACTACCAGAACGTGGGTTAGGGTTCCAAATTCCAAATATAGAATGCTTACGAACCTGCTTACCTAGCCATAAACGGGGGAGTCCACAGCCGCATCCATGATGACAACATCATTGCCAAGTAGTCCAGCTGAGGAAAAGTCAGTCACGTCCGTTCGCATCGCCAAAGCGATGGCTAGATGTTAGAGCCCTAGGCACAGGGTCTATAGTCTATACTAACAGTGTAGGTAGTGTACATATAACCAAATTCTAATGATGTAGTATCTAGGCCTTCTCATcagagaagaagaaaatgtcTCTTGTTGTACTTAACATGTTGCAATTAGTTTTTAATTCGAATCTCGATCTCTTATATTGTATCTATAACGAGTCGCTTGTTCTACCTTTCATTTCCAGCTTGTATAAATCCTATATAACCGAACAAGGCCTTAATATTTTTTAGGACCGGTATCGTCTAGTTGTATCATAGAGAGAAATTGGATATTAGTTAATTTCTATATCGGTGGCTTCTTTTTATGGATATTAATTTATATTAGACCTTATTTTCAcccgttcaaaaaaaattagtgTGGAAAAAACTCTATGGTATAAAAGTTTACACACACTACTTAGTGTCTTTCTTTTCGGGAGACAAATTTGGGAAAAGCACCCCACATGTTCCTTTGATTTCACCCATATCTTGGTGGGGCCTTTGTGCAATTGTGATGTTGTTTTGCATCATGGCCAGAAAAAGGATTCGCATGATGTTTTCATGCAGTCCCCGATCGCTGTTGCTGTGTTTGCGAGTGGAGGCAGACGACGGCATGTGTGCCTGAACTGCTATGCTGAATCTTCGTCATATCTACCATTTCTATATATGAAAGCCCCGACGCTCCGCGCCGTCTCAGGCAGGCCACGTCGGCCAAAAAAATTTTGCCCGTCCGATCATGATCCGATGGTtacggatgaaagggaatcttgctatttcagaatactaaataaaatctatttacaaaatcttttgtatggatgggttgCAAATCAcgatacgaatctaatgagcatacttacttcatgattaactcataattagtgaacggttactgtagtatcattgTATGGCTACAGATGAAAgtgaatcttgctatttcggagtactaaataaaatatatttacaaaaccttttacacggctgggttgtaaatcacgagacgaatctaataagcatacttaattcatgattaactcataattagtgaacggttaCTGTAATACCACtgtatggctacggatgaaagagaatttttatatttcggagtactaaataaaatctatttacaaaactttttgcacggatgggttgtaaatcacgagatgaatctaatgagcatacttaattcatgattaactaaTAATTAGTGAACGATTACTGTAGTACCATtgtatggctacggatgaaaggaaatcttgctatttcggagtactaaataaaatctatttacaaaaccttttatacggatgggttgtaaatcacgagacgaacctaatgagcatacttaattcatgattaactcataattagtgaacgaTTACTTTATGTATGActacggatgaaagggaatcttactattttggagtactaaataaaatctatttacaaaaccttttgcacAAATGGGTTGCAAatcacaagacgaatctaatgagtatacttaattcatgattaactcataattagtgaacggttaCTGTATtatcactattgcaaatcatagattaagtaggctcattagattcttctcgcgatttacaacctatccgtgtaaaaagttttgtaaatatattttatttagtattccatgcctgtgctcaaatattcgatgtgacgtttttgggataaattttttgaatctaATCACGACCCTAATTTCTATATGTGAATGCCCCTAAGGTCGGCGCAAGGGCAGACTGGCCATGTCAGTAAAAAAGATTCCTACTATTCGATCCTAAATTGACAGGGCATGTGATTGGCCGTGCCATCGTTATCTTTGAGGCCTTGAGACACGAATGGTCCACGCGTCAGCTATCCATTCGGTCACTGCAAAATATCTGAATCTAGAACTCTCGATCGGTAATTTTGGTGGCCTCCGAATGGGTGTGTGCTCTACTGCAACGACAGCAATGAAGGTAGGCCGGAGAGCCATGCGGCGAGTTTGGGCGGGCCGCCGGGCACgccctcgacgggtgcggcgAGTTCATGCCGTCACCGGCGGGCGACCCGGCCTCGCTCCGGTACGCTGCGGTGCCGCGGGTCGGGCGTGATAGCCGCGCATTGCATGGTGAGGAGATGCCCCAGGACCGCTCCCGGCCGCCTTCGACAGTGAGATTGAGACGTCGGATTTTAGCTACTATTTTTTGCCTTCTttgctttaaaaataaatatcctaTTTCTATCTATGTATATCCATTTGTCTATATATCTACTACAAACTTCTATATAAACTTATATTTCCAAACGGAAACAAGTAAATAAATTACACGCGCCAAGGCGTGCGCAAGGCACTCGTATTCTCTATTTATGTATACCACTTCTGTACCCTCGCGCGGCCACATCATCGGCAAAAAA
This window contains:
- the LOC120690761 gene encoding E3 ubiquitin-protein ligase AIRP2-like — protein: MRKFQDSVKALEADIEHANALASEFLRDYDGSFIQMRMAYSAVAHFLVQWTDCKLAGALGLLKVMLYKVYADGSSALPDWEREASIREFYGVIFPSLLQLPSGITELDDRKQRRLCLKKFRSRDEELSEVDTERELECGICLEVNSKVVLPDCAHTLCMRCFEDWNAKSKSCPFCRACLEEVKPGSLWMYTDDSDVVDMDTLTRENIRRLFMYINKLPLVVLHVVDLDIYQYRIK